One stretch of Xanthomonas sp. DAR 35659 DNA includes these proteins:
- the folB gene encoding dihydroneopterin aldolase, translating to MDKVFIEGLEIDALIGIYDWERRIRQTLRFDLEMGFDNRKPAASDDIADTLNYKAVSKRLVELVEQSGHGLVETLAERCAAAVLAEFDVRWLRLKLSKPGAVRGAQAVGVIIERSRDAG from the coding sequence ATGGATAAAGTCTTCATCGAAGGTCTAGAGATCGACGCGCTGATCGGCATCTACGATTGGGAGCGGCGCATCCGGCAGACGCTGCGCTTCGATCTGGAAATGGGCTTCGACAACCGCAAGCCCGCCGCCAGCGACGACATCGCCGATACGCTCAACTACAAGGCGGTCAGCAAGCGCCTGGTGGAGCTGGTCGAGCAGTCCGGCCATGGCCTGGTGGAGACGCTGGCCGAACGCTGCGCGGCGGCGGTGCTGGCCGAGTTCGACGTGCGCTGGCTGCGCCTGAAGCTGAGCAAGCCCGGCGCGGTGCGCGGGGCGCAGGCGGTGGGCGTGATCATCGAGCGCAGCCGCGACGCCGGCTGA
- a CDS encoding circularly permuted type 2 ATP-grasp protein — protein MDWSKYRTATYDELIQADGQPRPAARRVIEYLSSLSGRELSERQLAADVAARVMGITFTVYSDGRNVDRTLPFDLIPRVIPLREWQRTEAGLKQRMRALNLFIGDVYGAQRIIKDKVFPAMLLEHSVNFRPQCVGIAPVLGVWAHICGSDLVRDAYGTLYALEDNLRIPSGVSYMLENRMVAKRVFPELFETSAILPVDEYPSQLYDTLAALSPRPGDQPVIALLTPGIFNSAYFEHAYLAQAMGIELVEGDDLFVADDDCTYMRTIYGPRRVDVIYRRIDDLFIDPEVFHPDSVLGVPGLIRSWRAGKVALANAPGAGVADDKVVFAYVPKMIRYYLDEEPILPNVPSYLCHDDKDRQYVLEHLDELVVKPANESGGYGMLIGPRSTKRQRDEFRRLIQADPRNYMAQPTLGLSTAPIVTEAGPSARHLDLRPFILSREDVYVTTGGLTRVAMEEGSLVVNSSQGGGAKDTWVVDLDEEAD, from the coding sequence ATGGACTGGAGCAAGTACCGCACGGCCACTTACGACGAGCTGATCCAGGCCGATGGTCAGCCGCGTCCCGCCGCCCGCCGCGTCATCGAGTACCTGTCCAGCCTCAGCGGCCGCGAACTGTCCGAACGCCAGCTGGCCGCCGATGTCGCCGCGCGGGTCATGGGCATCACCTTCACCGTCTATTCCGACGGCCGCAACGTCGACCGCACGCTGCCGTTCGACCTGATTCCGCGGGTGATCCCGCTGCGCGAATGGCAGCGCACCGAGGCCGGGCTGAAGCAGCGCATGCGCGCGCTCAATCTGTTCATCGGCGACGTCTACGGCGCGCAGCGGATCATCAAGGACAAGGTGTTCCCGGCGATGCTGCTGGAGCATTCGGTGAATTTCCGTCCGCAGTGCGTGGGCATCGCCCCGGTGCTGGGGGTGTGGGCGCACATCTGCGGCTCGGACCTGGTGCGCGACGCCTACGGCACCCTGTACGCGCTGGAGGACAATCTGCGCATTCCCAGCGGCGTGTCGTACATGCTGGAAAACCGGATGGTCGCCAAGCGCGTGTTCCCGGAACTGTTCGAGACCAGCGCGATCCTGCCGGTGGACGAATATCCGTCGCAGCTCTACGACACCCTGGCCGCGCTGTCGCCGCGTCCGGGCGACCAGCCGGTGATCGCGCTGCTGACCCCGGGCATCTTCAACAGCGCGTATTTCGAGCACGCCTACCTGGCGCAGGCGATGGGCATCGAGCTGGTCGAGGGCGACGACCTGTTCGTCGCCGACGACGACTGCACCTACATGCGCACGATCTACGGGCCGCGCCGGGTCGACGTGATCTATCGCCGGATCGACGATCTGTTCATCGATCCGGAAGTGTTCCACCCCGATTCGGTGCTGGGCGTGCCCGGGCTGATCCGCAGCTGGCGCGCCGGCAAGGTGGCGCTGGCCAACGCGCCCGGCGCCGGCGTGGCCGACGACAAGGTGGTGTTCGCCTACGTGCCGAAGATGATCCGCTACTACCTGGACGAGGAGCCGATCCTGCCCAACGTGCCCAGCTACCTGTGCCACGATGACAAGGACCGGCAGTACGTGCTGGAGCACCTCGACGAGCTGGTGGTGAAGCCGGCCAACGAATCCGGCGGCTACGGCATGCTGATCGGGCCGCGTTCGACCAAGCGCCAGCGCGACGAGTTCCGCCGGCTGATCCAGGCCGATCCGCGCAACTACATGGCGCAGCCGACGCTGGGCCTGTCCACTGCGCCGATCGTGACCGAGGCCGGTCCATCGGCGCGGCATCTGGACCTGCGTCCGTTCATCCTCTCGCGCGAGGACGTCTACGTCACCACCGGCGGCCTGACCCGGGTGGCGATGGAGGAAGGCTCGCTGGTGGTCAATTCTTCGCAGGGCGGCGGCGCCAAGGACACCTGGGTGGTGGACCTGGACGAGGAGGCGGACTGA
- a CDS encoding alpha-E domain-containing protein, translating to MLSRVADNLYWFSRYVRRAETTARLVGVGSLLQLDLPRSVRFAWRPMIDTVGAGEVFNLWFPNAGDDVGDADVVRFLLLDERNPSSLRSSARQARELLRSIRDTLPQEVWEAVNDLHLHIDANGERSVGRRYRMEFLTHVTDACLKVSGLLTANVSRDIGFQFLRLGTAIEQADMTTRIIDAGASGLITPRQADDLEAYQNMQWMSVLRSLAAYQMYRRHVRQRVTGEHALRFLLQNHDFPRSVHFCLSRAQHILPTMPPRPAVERALMRINGLVRNADPAYLARHNPAEFMDEIQTHLGHLHMAIAEAYFSS from the coding sequence ATGCTCTCGCGCGTCGCCGACAACCTCTACTGGTTCAGCCGTTATGTGCGCCGCGCCGAGACCACCGCGCGGCTGGTCGGGGTGGGCAGCCTGCTGCAACTGGACCTGCCGCGCTCGGTGCGTTTCGCCTGGCGGCCGATGATCGACACGGTCGGCGCTGGCGAGGTGTTCAACCTGTGGTTCCCGAACGCCGGCGACGACGTCGGCGATGCCGACGTGGTGCGCTTCCTGCTGCTGGACGAGCGCAACCCGTCCTCGCTGCGCAGTTCCGCCCGGCAGGCGCGCGAGTTGTTGCGCAGCATCCGCGACACGCTGCCGCAGGAGGTGTGGGAGGCAGTCAACGACCTGCACCTGCACATCGACGCCAACGGCGAGCGCAGCGTCGGCCGCCGCTACCGGATGGAGTTCCTGACCCACGTCACCGACGCCTGCCTCAAGGTGTCCGGGCTGCTGACCGCCAACGTCAGCCGCGATATCGGCTTCCAGTTCCTCCGCCTGGGCACGGCGATCGAGCAGGCCGACATGACCACGCGCATCATCGATGCCGGCGCCTCGGGCCTGATCACGCCGCGCCAGGCCGACGATCTGGAGGCGTACCAGAACATGCAGTGGATGAGCGTGCTGCGCTCGCTGGCGGCCTACCAGATGTACCGGCGCCACGTGCGCCAGCGCGTCACCGGCGAACATGCGCTGCGCTTCCTGCTGCAGAACCACGATTTCCCGCGCAGCGTGCATTTCTGCCTGAGCCGCGCCCAGCACATCCTGCCGACCATGCCGCCGCGGCCGGCGGTGGAGCGCGCGCTGATGCGGATCAACGGGCTGGTGCGCAACGCCGACCCGGCCTATCTGGCGCGGCACAATCCGGCCGAGTTCATGGATGAGATCCAGACCCATCTGGGCCATCTGCATATGGCGATCGCCGAGGCCTACTTCAGTTCGTGA